The following coding sequences lie in one Capra hircus breed San Clemente unplaced genomic scaffold, ASM170441v1, whole genome shotgun sequence genomic window:
- the LOC108634650 gene encoding olfactory receptor 8G1-like — MQMEMAAENHSSVTEFILAGLTEQPRLQLPLFLLFLGIYVVTVVGNVGMIILIGLSFRLHTPMYYFLSSLSFIDLCQSTVVTPKMLVNFVTEKNIISYPECMTQLFFFLVFIIAECYLLAAMAYDRYVAICSPLLYNSIMSHQACFSLISGVYMMGLVCAFSHTGCMLRVHFCKLDVINHYFCDLLPLLKLSCSSTYVNEILVLCFGALNIFAPILTILSSYIFIISSILHIRSMEGRSKAFSTCSSHISAVTIFYGSEAFMYLQPSSVSSMDQGKVSSVFYTIVVPLLNPLIYSLRNKDVNVALKKILERRIFL, encoded by the coding sequence ATGCAGATGGAAATGGCAGCAGAAAATCACTCCTCAGTGACTGAGTTCATCCTTGCTGGGCTCACAGAACAGCCACGACTCCAgctgccccttttcctcctcttcctaggAATCTATGTGGTCACGGTGGTGGGGAACGTAGGCATGATTATACTGATTGGGCTCAGTTTTCGcctgcacacccccatgtactattTCCTAAGCAGTTTGTCCTTCATTGACCTTTGTCAGTCCACTGTCGTTACCCCCAAAATGCTGGTGAACTTTGTGACAGAGAAGAACATCATCTCCTATCCTGAATGCATGACccagctctttttctttcttgtttttataaTTGCAGAATGTTACCTGTTGGCTGCAATGGCATATGACCGCTATGTTGCCATCTGTAGCCCCTTGCTGTATAATTCCATCATGTCACATCAGGCCTGTTTCTCCCTCATTTCGGGAGTGTATATGATGGGATTGGTATGTGCATTCTCTCACACAGGCTGCATGCTTAGGGTTCATTTCTGCAAATTAGATGTGATCAACCATTATTTCTGTGATCTTCTACCTCTCCTAAAGCTCTCCTGCTCTAGCACCTATGTCAACGAAATACTGGTTCTATGCTTTGGTGCACTTAACATCTTTGCCCCCATCCTGACCATCCTCAGCTCCTACATCTTCATCATCTCCAGCATCCTCCACATTCGTTCCATGGAGGGCAGGTCCAAAGCCTTCAGCACGTGCAGCTCCCACATCTCAGCTGTCACTATTTTCTATGGATCTGAAGCATTCATGTACCTACAGCCATCATCTGTGAGTTCCATGGACCAAGGGAAAGTGTCCTCTGTGTTTTATACTATTGTTGTGCCATTGCTGAATCCCCTAATCTACAGCCTCAGGAATAAAGATGTCAATGTTGCCCtgaagaaaattcttgagagaagAATATTTTTGTGA